A single genomic interval of Coturnix japonica isolate 7356 chromosome 14, Coturnix japonica 2.1, whole genome shotgun sequence harbors:
- the TNRC18 gene encoding trinucleotide repeat-containing gene 18 protein isoform X3 — MMDGRDFGPPPRSAHGPPPPLLSGLPMDGHRLAAGRLPPSAPLAAGLPAALQPGKFLASGIGLHAHPGFSHLPNGLYPSYIPLSHLEPPSAGSPLLAQLGQHSLFESQKDGFYLSSHAAQSALHPQPPLARSTGGHTAGALLREKELGQLHKSSKESLKDPGVKERGCRTELSLPFAKKEGRPKEEPRPRSVVDLTQDTKPDGDRKVSVVEKAAKAGERLSPFLAEHVPCRGGGGGEAKSKNPLQSSSLSNCNGGGDPVLKVLGAEQDRCNKDPARHDENVRPSAHAHAERLKRGETLLPSVGALHVSCSCPSPHPSQPGKMVPAATFPPQPVHSSVYTIFPPAKELGREHKVIAPTFVPSVEAYDERSGPIQIASQARDNKAKEKELGKAGVLQSPPERCLADASRVLLSQDFSCHSDAKRMEALREKGSVIRANSMALKRQVASEPFLNRPGLGSPESREFLASKDLLKSSPEAEHRPCERERFQRSSSKEATKVYGTLDSSRQHLEHSQLKPPEQKWKPFEMGNFATTQMAVLAAQHNHVTRAEEEAKKVYLDPSGLPRSSVVGSRGAADVLHPTSHSEGSAMQSLIKYSGSFAKETASRQSCGKKSPFGGLGNMKLDSSQLGTSKVQQLLTQQPAKQLKRDPERPESAKSFGRESIGSQGEVEVRHLPVGIAVAVARQKDNSSSSSGSKLAPSLADRDRSLSLSSIKGHSRSEDDCGDERSRHRDGHLLAGRLERDQEKLLRESKELVDFARIHPSGCATNGLNSNLMVTGGPALAGSGRWSTDPASHLAAHPWLPRTGSPSMWLAGHPYGLGHPSLHQGMTPGFPPAMGGALPSAYQFARDPQSGQLVVIPSEHLPHFAELMDRAPPLWPAMYPPTRSSLQHAHQLQLLSHQQLLRQHELYILQQQAAHAMELQRSAQLVERLKANEQRADMEEKVTKRSLDSAKSSLSSSAQGLVHRKPPVLSPSASTSYSKAVSPPPLSPRASPVSVLKAEVIQKMEEPPSQPAYSYPATPSSHPSSPPPASPPPAPAIPPKEEAPESVEKKDLELEKEAAGPFQALFQEIPPGYPFQSLPPSFGRHYPYLLQPTAAADADGLAPDVPLPAEGSEHMELSPEVKPIHLSPSKMLEPIPTAAEEESLEERVKSEVQMEESQEGICEQDMGALNIGTAAAVPVQNVDSCNLLLHQEETLGAMEQDQEDLQSCPPPYQVVACQVEDEAQAENEGGTETCSVHMDYDSSLVHTENETPEMDLTPQQEEASVAIDLQGADVPRGRDFPSLPPEESEQRPEMPSYPDEAISCQIPTLDIKPGDPLAGMNALVAATEMPQACSLLTTASVTPSQMQMEVLPDQALEHSFLQGITLLSEIAEMELEKRKQEMQTGPESFPVRPTLESLLAASTHMLMEVLSTPFMESLKTIRLPRELNPNKKYSWMQKKDEPMYSIKSAIENMDAMELDYRMRLAELQRRYKEKQRELVKLQRRRDSELSKSLLLSEDSETGEGMKKRHKGALPEEDDDVESGSGKMKGRNQSWEEHDAAPSFSNELKLKKKKVPSDQEQLASKLDKALSLTKQDKLKSPFKFADSSGGKLKAGGGGSRYLSSHEALPSKEEKKSLAKNLGLSLKSTKEGKNKVSAKMKKMEVGLKVKNQLKVSHSPAISEVSSYSYNTDSEEEEGSLRDEWPAQPPSVPKPRPPGLYSTAARKGGRAAGGPKAAPRGVAAGRPLKAKAAAGRKQPFCLLLREAEEGSSFSDSSEDSFDQDSSSEEEEEEDEEEEEEVEDYGTDSTDRLSSPALDESGLGLLARFAASAMPSPIVPPPLSIIQLEAKQKAKKKEERQSLMGTEFEYTDSESEIKIRKKSPSGLLRGKKGSLETSSIPSSQTPSSLEPGSGSADKAKLGSEKGRKLKKFKSPKDLSFEFGLEASDDDLWNRRRSERIFLHDATTSSAMLTPTAPASSTPVSKPGRCGKGAPMSPKKEGSKGKDRKELSKRKKGKEAPCCSSSSSMSPPGIPSSPSDVRVSLANALGSTKKSKAKVKAKEVKKENRGKGGAVSKLMESMAAEEDFEPNQDSSFSEDENIPLSMLVERPPTPAPRSCIIDKDELKDGLRVLIPMDDKLLYAGHVKTVHSPDIYRVVVEGERGNRPHIYCLEQLLQEAIIDVKPPSVRFLPEGTRIAAYWSQQYRCLYPGTVVRGTLDLEEDGDLITVEFDDGDTGRIPLSHIRLLPPDYKIQCAEPSPALLVPSTKRRSRKSSKDAGEGKEGATLGSEEPASKGKGRGRKPSIKAKAEEASQPEEKDQAEPSPGASSVPEKPACLGKSSVKGSRKSQPLPAGGSPVPTEEKRSKASKMKISTKLHSPPQPTYQPAVFGSILSTEPYSDLPGTLAAFGSSDASASKAKAKKGRPTEEAQEFGTMVKAQRKHDNEILIKLDHEGVMSPKTKKMKEAMRMLEDSSLAGRRDGKSLLGLGYSPAVGAEGKQKSSRAKAAEGDPASFGGKFDGSAESLTASKDQEDKAAAPAAVEESESNSSDSSSESEGEEETEKNRGEAQDSSSTSSRASTPLSSSNSSSSSSSSSSSSSSSSSSSSSASSTSSSSSSSSSSSSTTDEDSSCSSDDEVAEAQPSSSVQQTLPPKQTKQTGKSRASSHPQSQKQPAQQPAQQPAAQQSGNKSRPKKREGIHLPTTKELAKRQRLPSVENRPKIAAFLPARQLWKWFGKPTQRRGMKGKARKLFYKAIVRGKEIIRIGDCAVFLSAGRPNLPYIGRIQSMWESWGNNMVVRVKWFYHPEETNPGKKLNEGKRWDQKSGRSLSTALQASNQRKDFMERALYQSSHVDENDVQTISHKCLVVGLDQYEQMLKTKKYQDSEDLYYLAGTYEPTTGMIFNTDGVPVIC; from the exons ATGATGGATGGCCGAGACTTCGGGCCCCCCCCCCGCTCGGCGCACGGTCCCCCCCCGCCGCTGCTTTCGGGGCTGCCCATGGACGGGCACCGCTTGGCCGCCGGCCGCCTGCCCCCCTCCGCTCCGCTGGCCGCGGGGCTGCCCGCAGCGTTACAGCCCGGAAAGTTCCTGGCGTCCGGCATCGGCCTCCACGCACACCCGG GCTTTTCCCATCTGCCTAATGGGCTCTACCCGTCCTACATTCCCCTGAGCCACCTCGAGCcccccagtgctggcagcccGCTGCTGGCCCAGCTGGGTCAGCACAGCCTCTTCGAGTCACAGAAAG atggGTTCTACCTATCCAGCCACGCAGCTCAGTCGGCCTTACACCCACAGCCACCCCTTGCAAGGAGCACGGGCGGCCACACAGCGGGCGCTCTGCTGCGGGagaaggagctggggcagctgcaCAAGAGCTCGAAGGAGAGCCTGAAAGATCCCGGTGTGAAGGAGCGGGGCTGCCGGACTGAGCTCTCCCTGCCCTTCGCCAAGAAGGAGGGCAGGCCAAAGGAGGAGCCGCGGCCCCGCAGCGTGGTAGACCTGACGCAGGACACCAAGCCTGACGGCGACCGGAAAGTCAGCGTGGTGGAGAAGGCGGCGAAGGCGGGCGAGCGCCTGTCGCCCTTTCTGGCTGAGCACGTGCCATGtcggggagggggcggcggggaggcGAAATCCAAGAACCCGCTGCAGAGCTCATCCCTCAGCAACTGCAATGGCGGCGGGGATCCCGTGCTGAAGGTGCTGGGCGCCGAGCAGGACCGCTGCAACAAGGACCCCGCGCGGCACGATGAGAACGTGAGGCCTTCCGCGCACGCCCACGCCGAGCGGCTGAAGCGGGGCGAGACCCTGCTGCCCTCTGTGGGTGCCCTGCACGTCTCCTGCAGCTGTCCCTCCCCGCATCCCTCGCAGCCAGGCAAAATGGTGCCCGCTGCCACCTTCCCCCCTCAGCCCGTCCATTCCAGCGTGTACACCATCTTCCCGCCGgccaaggagctgggaagggagcACAAAGTCATTGCCCCCACCTTTGTGCCTTCGGTCGAGGCCTACGATGAGAGGAGTGGGCCCATCCAGATCGCCTCGCAGGCCCGCGACAACAAGGCCAAGGAGAAGGAGCTGGGCAAGGCCGGCGTGCTGCAGTCGCCCCCGGAGCGCTGCCTCGCTGACGCCTCCCGCGTGCTCCTCTCCCAGGACTTCTCTTGCCACAGCGATGCCAAAAGGATGGAGGCCCTGAGGGAAAAGGGTTCAGTGATCAGGGCCAACTCCATGGCTCTAAAGAGACAGGTCGCGTCGGAGCCCTTCCTCAACCGGCCGGGGCTGGGCTCTCCGGAGAGCAGGGAGTTCCTGGCCTCCAAGGACTTGCTGAAGTCGAGTCCGGAGGCGGAACACCGTCCCTGCGAGCGAGAGCGCTTCCAGCGATCCAGCTCCAAAGAAGCGACAAAGGTTTACGGCACTTTGGACTCCTCTCGGCAGCACctggagcacagccagctgAAGCCGCCCGAGCAGAAGTGGAAACCCTTTGAGATGGGCAACTTTGCCACCACGCAGATGGCAGTTCTGGCAGCGCAGCACAACCACGTCACGCGGGCGGAGGAGGAGGCCAAGAAGGTCTACCTGGACCCCAGCGGCCTGCCGCGTTCTTCGGTGGTGGGCTCACGGGGCGCTGCCGATGTCCTGCACCCCACCTCCCACAGCGAAGGCTCGGCCATGCAGAGCCTCATCAAGTACAGCGGCAGCTTTGCCAAGGAGACTGCATCCCGGCAGAGCTGTGGCAAGAAAAGCCCCTTCGGCGGCTTGGGCAACATGAAGTTGGACTCATCGCAGCTGGGCACCTCCaaagtgcagcagctgctgacgCAGCAGCCGGCCAAGCAGCTGAAGAGGGACCCCGAAAGACCCGAGAGTGCCAAATCCTTCGGCCGTGAGAGCATCGGCTCGCAGGGTGAGGTGGAGGTGAGGCACCTGCCCGTCGGCATCGCTGTGGCTGTGGCCCGGCAGAaggacaacagcagcagcagcagtggcagcaagCTGGCACCCAGCCTGGCGGACCGGGATCGCTCGCTGTCTCTCAGCAGCATCAAAG GGCACAGCCGCTCTGAAGATGACTGCGGGGACGAGAGGAGTCGTCACCGGGATGGCCACCTCCTGGCAGGGCGGCTGGAGAGGGACCAGGAGAAGCTGCTCAG agaaagcaaagagctggtGGATTTCGCTCGGATCCACCCCTCCGGCTGTGCCACGAACGGTTTGAACTCCAACCTGATGGTGACGGGAGGTCCGGCCTTGGCGGGCTCCGGGCGCTGGTCCACAGACCCGGCTTCGCACTTGGCAGCGCACCCCTGGCTCCCCCGAACTGGCAGCCCCTCCATGTGGCTGGCCGGCCACCCCTACG GACTTGGCCATCCGTCCCTGCACCAGGGCATGACTCCAGGCTTCCCCCCTGCCATGGGAGGGGCCCTCCCTTCTGCCTACCAGTTTGCCAGAGACCCGCAGTCAGGGCAGCTTGTCGTTATCCCCAGTGAGCACTTGCCGCACTTTG CAGAGTTGATGGACCGGGCTCCCCCGCTGTGGCCTGCCATGTACCCCCCGACCAGGAGTTCCCTGCAGCACGCACATCAGCTCCAGCTCCTTTcccatcagcagctgctgcGGCAGCATGAGCTGtacatcctgcagcagcaagcagcacacGCCATGGAGCTACAGCGGAGTGCTCAGCTTGTG GAGAGGTTGAAGGCAAACGAACAGCGTGCGGATATGGAAGAGAAGGTGACGAAACGAAGCCTGGACAGTGCCAAATCGAGCCTGTCCTCCTCTGCCCAGGGACTGGTACACCGAAAGCCACCCGTGCTGTCGCCCAGCGCCTCCACGTCCTACAGCAAGGCTGTGAGTCCACCTCCCCTCTCTCCCAGGGCCTCACCCGTGTCTGTGCTCAAAGCTGAGGTGATCCAAAAGATGGAGGAGCCACCTTCGCAGCCAGCCTACTCCTACCCTgccacccccagctcccacccctCCAGCCCGCCCCCTGCCTCTCCACCCCCTGCCCCTGCCATCCCTCCAAAGGAAGAGGCACCTGAGTCTGTGGAGAAGAAAGATCTGGAGTTGGAAAAAGAGGCTGCTGGTCCGTTTCAGGCCTTGTTCCAAG AGATCCCCCCTGGATATCCGTTCCAGTCCTTGCCTCCCTCCTTCGGCAGACACTATCCCTACCTCCTTCAGCCCACTGCGGCAGCTGATGCAGACGGCCTGGCTCCCGATGTCCCGCTGCCTGCCGAAGGCTCTGAGCACATGGAGCTTTCCCCTGAGGTCAAACCCATCCACCTGTCTCCGTCCAAAATGCTAGAACCCATCCCAACTGCAGCAGAAGAGGAGTCGTTGGAAGAGAGGGTGAAATCAGAAGTGCAAATGGAGGAAAGCCAAGAGGGCATCTGTGAGCAGGACATGGGGGCTCTGAACATCGGCACCGCTGCGGCTGTCCCAGTGCAGAATGTGGACAGCTGCAATTTGCTGTTGCATCAAGAAGAAACCTTGGGTGCTATGGAGCAGGACCAGGAAGATCTCCAGAGCTGCCCACCTCCTTACCAGGTTGTTGCTTGCCAGGTGGAAGATGAGGCTCAGGCAGAGAACGAGGGTGGAACAGAAACCTGCTCAGTGCACATGGACTATGACAGCTCACTAGTGCACACCGAGAACGAGACACCTGAGATGGACTTGACGCCCCAGCAGGAGGAGGCCTCGGTAGCCATAGATCTGCAGGGTGCTGACGTGCCCCGGGGCAGGGACTTTCCCAGCCTGCCCCCTGAAGAGAGCGAGCAGAGGCCAGAGATGCCCTCCTACCCTGATGAGGCAATCTCTTGCCAAATCCCAACTCTGGACATCAAGCCAGGCGACCCGCTGGCGGGGATGAACGCTTTGGTAGCTGCCACAGAAATGCCTCAGGCTTGTTCTTTGTTGACTACTGCCAGCGTCACTCCATCACAGATGCAGATGGAGGTGTTACCTGACCAGGCCTTGGAGCATTCCTTCCTGCAAGGGATCACTTTGCTGAGTGAGATTGCGGAGATGGAGCTGGAGAAACGGAagcaagaaatgcaaa CAGGTCCAGAGAGTTTCCCTGTCCGGCCAACGCTGGAGAGtttgctggctgccagcacccaCATGCTCATGGAAGTACTTTCCACCCCCTTTATGGAAAGTCTGAAAACCATCCGGCTGCCTCGAGAGCTGAATCCCAACAAAAAGTACAGCTGGATGCAGAAGAAAGATGAGCCT ATGTACTCTATCAAATCAGCCATCGAGAACATGGATGCGATGGAGCTGGACTACAGGATGAGGCTGGCGGAGCTGCAGCGGCGCTACAAGGAGAAGCAGCGGGAGCTGGTGAAGCTGCAGCGGCGCAGGGACTCTGA ACTAAGCAAGTCCTTGTTGCTCTCTGAAGACTCTGAGACTGGCGAGGGCATGAAGAAGAGGCACAAAGGGGCCCTCCCGGAGGAGGATGACGATGTGGAGAGCGGCAGTGGCAAGATGAAAGGGAGGAACCAGAGCTGGGAAGAACACGATGCTGCTCCCAGCTTCTCAAACGAG TTaaagcttaagaaaaagaaagtaccATCGGATCAGGAACAGCTGGCCAGCAAGCTCGATAAGGCCCTGTCGCTCACCAAACAAGACAAACTCAAATCCCCCTTCAAGTTTGCTGACAGCTCTGGGGGGAAGCTGAAAGCTGGTGGAGGTGGCAGCAGGTACCTCTCTTCTCATGAGGCTCTGCCAAGtaaggaggagaagaagagcCTGGCCAAAAACCTGGGCCTGTCCTTGAAATCCACCAAGGAAGGTAAAAACAAAGTGTCTGCCAAAATGAAGAAGATGGAGGTGGGATTAAAAGTCAAAAATCAGCTGAAGGTTTCCCATTCACCAGCAATATCTGAAGTTAGCAGCTACTCCTATA ATACGGActcggaggaggaggagggatcCCTGAGGGACGAGTGGCCGGCGCAGCCCCCCTCCGTCCCCAAGCCGCGGCCGCCCGGCCtctacagcacagcagccaggaagGGCGGCCGGGCGGCCGGCGGCCCCAAGGCGGCCCCGCGTGGTGTGGCGGCCGGGCGGCCGCTGAAGGCCAAGGCGGCGGCGGGCCGCAAGCAgcccttctgcctgctgctgcgGGAGGCCGAGGAGGGATCTTCCTTCAGCGACTCCTCGGAGGACTCGTTCGATCAAG ATTCCAGctcagaggaagaagaggaggaggacgaagaagaggaggaagaggtggaGGACTATGGGACAGACAGCACCGACAGGCTTTCATCACCTGCTCTTGATGAGAGTGGCCTGGGCCTGCTAGCGAGGTTTGCTGCCAGCGCAATGCCCAGCCCCATCGTTCCCCCTCCGCTTTCCATCATCCAGCTGGAGGCCAAGCAGAAGGCGAAGAAGAAGGAGGAGCGACAGAGCCTGATGG GGACGGAGTTTGAATACACTGACTCAGAGAGTGAGATCAAGATCAGGAAGAAGTCACCCTCGGGATTGCTGCGGGGGAAGAAGGGGTCTCTGGAAACAAGCAGCATCCCATCAAGCCAGACCCCAAGCAGCCTTGAGCCTGGGTCTGGAAGTGCTGACAAAGCCAAGCTTGGGTCTGAGAAAGGCCGCAAGCTGAAGAAGTTCAAGTCCCCCAAGGACTTGAGCTTTGAGTTTGGGCTGGAGGCCAGCGATGACGACCTGTGGAACCGGCGCCGGAGTGAGCGGATCTTCCTCCATGATGCCACCACATCCTCAGCCATGCTGACCCCCACGGCACCTGCCAGCTCCACTCCTGTCTCCAAGCCTGGGCGCTGTGGAAAGGGGGCTCCCATGAGTCCCAAAAAGGAGGGCAGCAAggggaaggacaggaaggagcTAAGCAAG CGGAAAAAGGGTAAAGAAGcaccctgctgctcctcttcctcgTCCATGTCTCCTCCTGGCATCCCTAGCTCCCCATCTGATGTTCGGGTCAGCCTGGCCAATGCCCTGGGCTCCACCAAGAAGAGCAAAGCCAAGGTGAAAGCCAAGGAGGTTAAAAAGGAG AACCGAGGGAAAGGAGGAGCTGTCAGCAAGCTCATGGAGAGCATGGCAGCGGAGGAGGATTTTGAACCCAACCAAGATAGCAGCTTCTCGGAGGATGAGAACATCCCACTGAGCATGCTTGTCGAGCGGCCACCCACACCAG CTCCCCGCTCCTGCATAATTGACAAGGATGAGCTGAAGGATGGCCTGCGTGTCCTCATCCCCATGGATGACAAGCTGCTGTATGCTGGACATGTCAAGACCGTGCATTCACCTGACAT ATACCGTGTGGTGGTAGAAGGCGAGAGGGGAAACAGACCCCATATCTACTGCCTGGAGCAGCTCTTGCAGGAAGCG ATCATTGATGTGAAGCCACCTTCAGTGCGATTCCTGCCTGAGGGCACAAGGATTGCAGCCTACTGGAGCCAGCAGTACCGCTGCCTCTACCCAGGGACGGTTGTCCGAG GAACCCTGGATCTGGAGGAAGATGGCGATCTCATCACAGTAGAGTTTGATGATGGGGACACAGGACGCATCCCACTGTCTCACATTCGACTTCTCCCACCTGACTACAAGATCCAGT GTGCTGAGCCTTCTCCAGCCCTCTTGGTACCCAGCACCAAGCGCCGCAGTCGTAAATCCAGCAAAGatgctggagaaggaaaagaaggggcTACGCTGGGGTCAGAAGAGCCTGCATCAAAGGGCAAAGGGCGAGGGAGAAAGCCAAGCATCAAGGCAAAAGCTG AAGAGGCTTCCCAGCCTGAAGAGAAGGATCAGGCAGAGCCTTCACCTGGTGCTTCTTCAGTCCCTGAGAAGCCAGCCTGCCTGGGCAAATCAAGTGTGAAGGGGTCACGAAAATCTCAGCCACTGCCTGCTGGAGGGTCTCCTGTCCCCACAGAGGAAAAGCGGTCAAAAGCCAGTAAAATGAAGATCTCCACTAAGCTGCATAGCCCCCCACAACCCACTTACCAGCCTGCTGTGTttggcagcatcctcagcacagagccctACAGTGACCTCCCAGGAACACTGGCAGCCTTTGGTTCCAGTGATGCTTCAGCATCGAAAGCCAAGGCCAAGAAAGGGAGGCCCACAGAAGAGGCACAGGAATTTGGCACCATGGTCAAGGCTCAGAGGAAACATGACAATGAAATCCTGATCAAGCTGGACCACGAGGGTGTGATGTCTCCAAAGACAAAGAAGATGAAGGAGGCGATGAGGATGCTGGAGGACTCAAGTCTGGCTGGTCGCAGAGATGGCAAAAGTCTCTTGGGGCTGGGCTATTCACCTGCAGTGGGTGCAGAGGGCAAGCAGAAATCCTCACGAgccaaagcagctgaaggagaCCCTGCCAGCTTTGGGGGAAAGTTTGATGGCTCGGCAGAAAGCCTCACTGCCTCAAAGGACCAGGAAGacaaggcagcagcaccagcagctgtaGAGGAGTCTGAGAGCAACAGCAGCGACAGCAGCTCTGAGTCagagggagaagaggagactgagaAAAACCGAGGGGAGGCTCAGGACAGCAGCTCAACCAGCTCAAGAGCATCcactcctctctcttcctccaactcctcctcctcttcctcttctagcagcagctcctcttcctcctcctcttcctcctcttcctctgcctcATCGACCTCCTCATCATCGAGTtccagctcctcttcctcctccactaCAGATGAAGACTCCTCCTGTAGCTCTGATGATGAAGTAGCTGAGGCCCAGCCAAGTTCCTCAGTGCAGCAAACCCTTCCTCCCAAGCAAACCAAACAGACAGGGAAATCCCGGGCATCCTCCCACCCCCAGAGCCAGAagcagcctgcacagcagccggcacagcagccagcagcacagcagagcgGCAACAAGAGCAGGCCCAAAAAGCGAGAGGGCATCCACCTGCCCACCACCAAGGAGCTGGCCAAGCGTCAGCGGCTGCCGTCAGTGGAGAACAGGCCTAAGATCGCTGCTTTCCTCCCGGCACGGCAGCTGTGGAAGTGGTTTGGGAAGCCCACGCAG AGACGAGGAATGAAAGGGAAGGCCAGGAAGCTCTTCTACAAGGCCATTGTCCGGGGCAAGGAGATCATTCGCATTGGAGACTGTGCGGTTTTCCTCTCAGCTGGCCGCCCCAACCTGCCCTACATTGGCCGGATCCAGAGCATGTGGGAGTCATGGGGGAACAACATGGTGGTCCGAGTCAAATGGTTTTATCACCCAGAGGAAACTAACCCTGGGAAGAAACTCAACGAAGGCAAG CGCTGGGATCAGAAATCAGGCAGGAGTCTGtccacagctctgcaggcatcCAACCAGAGGAAGGACTTCATGGAG CGAGCTCTCTATCAGTCTTCTCACGTGGATGAAAACGATGTCCAGACCATCTCACACAAGTGTCTCGTTGTTGGTCTGGATCAGTATGAGCAGATGCTAAAGACTAAGAAATATCAAGACAGTGAGGACCTCTACTACCTTGCAGGGACCTATGAGCCCACTACGGGCATGATCTTCAACACTGACGGGGTCCCTGTCATCTGCTGA